The following proteins come from a genomic window of Polaribacter dokdonensis:
- a CDS encoding competence/damage-inducible protein A — MRAEIITIGDEILIGQIVDTNSQWIGTELNKIGVSVHQISSIQDDKEHILNALKEAQDRVDIVILTGGLGPTKDDITKHTIASYFDDHLELNNDVVDHIQQLFKKYKIPFGESNRLQGMLPTKATMLKNLYGTAPGMWFYENNIVFVSLPGVPNEMKGLMKYEVLPKIQKQFKLPYIVHKTIMTYGQGESVVAERIEEFENNLPSFIKLAYLPNYGRVRLRLTAKGDDKALLENGINEQIEKLYNLIPDIISGFDEGGKLEDKIGTLLKNKNKTIATAESLTGGKIAATIVSVAGSSAYFKGSIVAYSAETKQDLLNVAKSTIETNTVVSKEVAKEMAIGVQQKLQSDYAIAVTGNAGPTKDHNDKSVGIVFIAIASENSVLVEEFNFGKPRGRVIDKTVNKALEMLEKEILKNS; from the coding sequence ATGAGAGCAGAAATAATTACAATAGGAGATGAAATTTTAATTGGACAAATTGTAGATACCAATTCACAATGGATAGGAACAGAGTTGAACAAAATTGGTGTGTCAGTGCATCAAATTTCTTCTATCCAAGATGATAAAGAACATATTTTAAATGCTTTAAAAGAAGCTCAAGATAGAGTAGATATTGTAATTCTTACAGGAGGTTTAGGGCCAACAAAAGATGATATCACCAAACATACTATTGCTTCTTATTTTGATGATCACTTAGAATTGAATAATGATGTTGTAGATCATATTCAGCAATTATTTAAAAAATATAAAATTCCATTTGGAGAATCTAATAGATTGCAAGGTATGTTACCTACTAAAGCTACTATGCTAAAAAATTTATATGGAACAGCTCCTGGAATGTGGTTTTACGAAAATAATATTGTCTTTGTTTCTTTACCTGGTGTACCTAATGAAATGAAAGGGTTAATGAAATATGAAGTATTACCAAAAATTCAAAAACAATTTAAATTACCTTATATAGTTCATAAAACAATCATGACTTATGGTCAAGGAGAAAGTGTGGTTGCAGAAAGAATAGAAGAATTCGAAAATAATTTGCCATCGTTTATCAAACTAGCATATTTACCTAATTATGGTAGAGTTCGTTTACGATTAACTGCAAAAGGTGATGATAAAGCTCTATTAGAAAACGGAATTAATGAGCAAATCGAAAAGTTGTATAATTTAATACCAGATATTATAAGTGGTTTTGATGAAGGAGGAAAATTAGAAGATAAAATAGGTACACTTTTAAAAAACAAGAATAAAACAATTGCAACAGCAGAGAGTTTAACAGGTGGTAAAATTGCAGCAACAATTGTTTCTGTAGCAGGTTCATCTGCCTATTTTAAAGGTAGTATAGTAGCATATTCTGCAGAAACCAAGCAAGATTTACTTAATGTAGCTAAAAGTACTATAGAAACCAATACTGTTGTAAGTAAAGAAGTAGCTAAAGAAATGGCTATTGGAGTACAGCAAAAACTACAATCAGATTATGCAATTGCTGTAACAGGTAATGCTGGGCCAACTAAAGATCACAATGATAAAAGTGTTGGTATTGTTTTTATTGCAATAGCTTCAGAAAACTCAGTTTTAGTAGAAGAATTTAATTTTGGAAAACCAAGAGGAAGAGTAATCGATAAAACAGTAAATAAAGCTTTAGAAATGCTAGAAAAAGAAATATTAAAAAATTCGTAA
- a CDS encoding fumarylacetoacetate hydrolase family protein has translation MKIICIGRNYAKHIEELANEKPENPVVFLKPDSAILPRKNPFFIPPFSNDVHYEVEVLVKINKVGKHIDAKFAHKYYDEVGLGIDFTARDVQAKCKEKGLPWEKAKAFDGSAVIGEFYPKENFEINDLNFQLYKNDEMVQDGNTTSMLWKVDELIAYVSQYFTLKKGDVIFTGTPAGVGKVSENDNLKGVIEGKEAFNIRVK, from the coding sequence ATGAAAATAATTTGCATTGGGCGCAATTACGCAAAACATATTGAGGAATTAGCAAATGAAAAGCCAGAAAATCCTGTTGTTTTTCTAAAGCCAGACTCAGCTATTTTACCTAGAAAAAACCCGTTTTTCATTCCACCTTTTTCTAATGACGTTCATTATGAAGTTGAGGTTTTAGTTAAAATCAACAAAGTTGGTAAACATATTGATGCCAAGTTTGCTCATAAATATTATGATGAGGTAGGTTTAGGAATCGATTTTACAGCTAGAGATGTACAAGCTAAATGTAAAGAAAAAGGGTTGCCTTGGGAAAAAGCCAAAGCGTTTGATGGTAGTGCTGTAATTGGGGAGTTTTATCCAAAAGAAAATTTTGAAATCAATGATTTGAATTTTCAATTGTATAAAAATGATGAAATGGTTCAAGATGGTAATACAACCTCTATGCTTTGGAAAGTAGATGAACTTATTGCTTATGTTTCTCAGTACTTTACTTTAAAAAAGGGAGATGTAATATTTACTGGAACACCAGCAGGAGTTGGAAAAGTTTCAGAGAATGATAATTTAAAAGGAGTTATAGAAGGTAAAGAAGCTTTTAATATTAGAGTTAAATAA